From a single Capsicum annuum cultivar UCD-10X-F1 chromosome 12, UCD10Xv1.1, whole genome shotgun sequence genomic region:
- the LOC107851074 gene encoding pentatricopeptide repeat-containing protein At1g20230, whose amino-acid sequence MNAREAQTLHVFDTILTLIAKSTSLSQTQQIHSHIIKTGHSNDTHITNKLISLYANSHHYINAESLLNSLPNPNIFSFKSLIHASSKSNLFNYTLVLFSRLVSACILPDVHVLPSAIKACAGLSEWGIGRQVHGYGLTTGLGLDSFVEASLVHMYVKCDRLGCARKVFDKMREPDVVSWSALVGGYAKKGDVGNAIRVFDEGGELGIERNIVSWNGMIAGFNQSGCYLEAVLMFQRMNYEGFRSDGTSISSVLPAISDLEDIKMGVQVHGHVIKMGFECDNCIVSALIDMYGKCRCTLEMSRVFEGAEETDLGGFNALVAGLSRNGLVDEAFKVFKKFKCKVKELNVVSWTSMISSCSQHGKDLEALQIFREMLLARVRPNSITISCLLPACGNIAALVHGKATHCFSLRNCLLDDVFVGSALIDMYANCGKIQVARIIFDRMPVRNLVCWNAMTSGYAMHGKAKEAIEIFDLMQRRGQKPDFISFTSVLSACSQAGLTEQGQQYFDSISRVHGLEARVEHYACMVTLLGRAGKLEEAYNMISTMPIEPDACVWGALLSSCRIHRNMSLGEIAANKLFELEPKNPGNYILLSNIYASNNRWNEVDKVRDMMKHVGLGKNPGCSWIEIKNKVHMLLAGDDLHPQMPQIMEKLRKFSMDMKNSGVSHDTEFVLQDVEEQDKELILCGHSEKLAVVLGILNTNPGTPLRVIKNLRICGDCHVFIKFISSFEGREIYVRDANRYHHFNEGVCSCGDYW is encoded by the coding sequence ATGAATGCAAGGGAAGCTCAAACACTGCATGTATTCGATACCATTCTAACCCTCATTGCAAAATCAACATCACTTTCCCAAACACAACAAATCCACTCACACATCATCAAAACTGGCCATTCCAATGACACCCATATAACCAACAAGCTCATTTCCCTCTATGCCAACTCTCATCACTACATCAATGCAGAATCTCTTCTCAACTCTCTCCCCAACCCCAACATCTTCTCATTCAAATCCCTCATTCACGCTTCTTCAAAATCCAATTTGTTCAATTATACTCTTGTTTTATTTTCAAGACTTGTATCTGCGTGCATTTTGCCTGATGTGCATGTACTTCCTAGTGCTATTAAAGCATGTGCTGGGTTATCGGAGTGGGGAATTGGTAGACAGGTACATGGGTATGGTTTAACAACTGGGTTGGGGTTGGATTCGTTTGTTGAGGCTTCGTTGGTGCATATGTATGTGAAATGTGATCGTTTGGGATGTGCacgtaaggtgtttgataaaatgcgtgAACCAGATGTGGTTTCTTGGAGTGCGTTGGTTGGTGGGTATGCGAAGAAAGGGGATGTTGGTAATGCGATAAGGGTGTTTGATGAAGGTGGAGAATTGGGTATTGAGAGGAATATAGTTTCGTGGAATGGGATGATTGCGGGGTTTAATCAGAGTGGATGTTATTTAGAAGCggttttgatgtttcagaggaTGAATTATGAAGGGTTTAGGAGTGATGGGACGAGTATTTCAAGTGTTCTTCCAGCAATAAGTGATTTGGAGGATATCAAGATGGGTGTTCAAGTTCATGGTCATGTGATTAAAATGGGGTTTGAGTGTGATAATTGTATTGTCAGCGcgttaattgatatgtatggaAAGTGTAGGTGTACGTTGGAGATGTCACGAGTTTTTGAAGGGGCAGAGGAAACGGATTTGGGTGGTTTTAATGCTTTGGTAGCTGGGCTATCGCGGAATGGTCTTGTTGATGAGGCTTTCAAAGTCTTCAAAAAGTTTAAGTGTAAAGTGAAGGAATTGAATGTGGTCTCGTGGACTTCGATGATTTCTTCCTGCTCGCAACATGGGAAAGACCTTGAGGCGCTACAGATTTTTAGAGAAATGCTGTTGGCTAGAGTGAGGCCAAACTCTATAACAATTTCTTGTTTGCTTCCAGCATGTGGCAATATTGCTGCACTAGTACATGGAAAGGCAACACATTGCTTCTCTCTGAGAAATTGTTTGTTAGATGATGTCTTTGTCGGTAGTGCATTAATAGATATGTATGCCAATTGTGGAAAGATTCAGGTGGCTCGCATCATTTTTGACAGGATGCCAGTACGTAATTTGGTCTGCTGGAATGCAATGACCAGCGGATATGCAATGCACGGAAAGGCTAAGGAAGCTATTGAAATCTTTGACTTAATGCAAAGAAGAGGGCAGAAACCTGACTTCATTAGTTTCACGAGTGTTTTATCTGCATGCAGTCAAGCAGGCCTTACAGAACAAGGACAGCAATACTTTGATTCTATTTCTAGAGTTCACGGACTTGAGGCCAGAGTGGAGCACTATGCTTGTATGGTGACCCTTCTCGGTCGCGCAGGAAAGCTCGAAGAAGCCTATAACATGATTTCCACAATGCCAATTGAACCAGATGCATGTGTCTGGGGTGCTTTACTGAGTTCTTGTAGAATACATCGTAATATGAGTTTGGGGGAGATTGCTGCTAATAAACTATTTGAACTTGAACCCAAGAATCCTGGAAACTACATTTTACTATCCAATATTTATGCTTCTAACAACAGATGGAATGAAGTAGACAAGGTGAGGGACATGATGAAACATGTGGGCTTGGGTAAAAATCCCGGATGTAGTTGGATTGAAATTAAAAACAAAGTGCACATGCTATTAGCAGGAGATGATTTACATCCTCAAATGCCGCAGATTATGGAAAAGTTGCGAAAATTTAGCATGGACATGAAGAATTCAGGTGTTTCACATGATACAGAATTTGTTTTGCAAGATGTTGAAGAACAGGACAAGGAGTTGATCTTGTGTGGGCATAGTGAGAAGTTGGCTGTAGTTTTAGGAATATTGAACACTAACCCAGGGACACCTCTAAGAGTCATAAAGAACCTTAGAATTTGTGGGGACTGCCATGTCTTTATTAAATTCATCTCCAGCTTTGAAGGGAGAGAGATTTATGTTAGAGACGCTAACCGTTATCATCATTTCAATGAAGGTGTTTGCTCATGTGGAGATTATTGGTGA